A single region of the Plantactinospora soyae genome encodes:
- a CDS encoding branched-chain amino acid ABC transporter permease codes for MSEFALYLITGLGTGCAFALVGSGMIVIYRVTHVVNCAQGGFAVIGAMCASTFLGSGLPHGLAEGLAVVIAAAVGLTVGAITIGKPGTTPQVGFIITIGLGILAYAVEVLLWGDQPRSFDGVAGATVLFGARVPTHYLLIIAVTVLVFALLGLFFAGTYLGRALTACAANPYAARLVGIGVTRMGLFSFTLGGALGGLAGVLITPMQQVTFDGDVVLLVNGFAAAIIGMLTRPALALAGGLLLGVAQAAVAGYGSAAHQLEIALGLMLAVLIWQAARRPTVEGLP; via the coding sequence GTGAGCGAGTTCGCGCTCTACCTGATCACCGGCCTCGGCACCGGTTGCGCGTTCGCACTGGTCGGCAGCGGCATGATCGTCATCTACCGGGTCACCCACGTGGTGAACTGCGCCCAGGGCGGGTTCGCCGTGATCGGGGCGATGTGCGCCTCGACGTTCCTCGGCTCGGGCCTGCCGCACGGCCTCGCCGAGGGCCTCGCGGTGGTCATCGCCGCGGCGGTGGGTCTCACGGTCGGCGCGATCACAATCGGCAAGCCCGGCACGACTCCGCAGGTCGGCTTCATCATCACCATCGGGCTCGGCATCCTCGCGTACGCGGTCGAGGTGCTGCTCTGGGGCGACCAGCCCCGCTCGTTCGACGGCGTCGCAGGCGCGACCGTCCTGTTCGGAGCCCGGGTGCCGACCCACTACCTGCTGATCATCGCGGTGACGGTGCTGGTGTTCGCGCTGCTCGGCCTCTTCTTCGCCGGCACCTACCTGGGCAGGGCACTCACCGCCTGCGCCGCCAATCCGTACGCCGCCCGGCTGGTCGGCATCGGAGTGACCCGGATGGGACTGTTCTCCTTCACCCTCGGCGGGGCGCTCGGCGGCCTGGCCGGAGTACTGATCACCCCGATGCAGCAGGTCACCTTCGACGGCGACGTCGTACTTCTCGTCAACGGCTTCGCCGCCGCGATCATCGGAATGCTGACCCGGCCGGCACTCGCGCTCGCCGGCGGGCTGCTGCTCGGGGTCGCCCAGGCGGCGGTCGCCGGCTACGGCAGCGCTGCCCACCAGCTCGAGATCGCGCTCGGCCTGATGCTCGCGGTGCTGATCTGGCAGGCCGCCCGCCGCCCCACTGTCGAGGGGCTCCCGTGA
- a CDS encoding branched-chain amino acid ABC transporter permease has product MRGPDRGVVVRRAPVAVVVLASLALPPVLSSKQLSVFILLGLAVLVTLGLSLLMGYAGQVSLGQASFSCIGGYTAGLLSVHGVPSVAGLLAAPVVAALFAGVVGIPLLRLRGHALAFATLAMQLILLSLLSQADWAGGAIGLQGVPRFSIGGVELADDLSYAYLTWFAVAGAMLLAHHIITSRPGRGLRALASSESAAAACGVPVGRYRLAVFALSAAIAGLAGGIYAFYVGYLSPGSFPVLMSIEYVVMAVVGGLGTLWGPVLGATGMVLLVQLLNTLGTRPGMPSYAPSVLQYAVYAGLLVLVLLLLPRGIVPALRDLGPVLRRAVPDRRTAVTSEVPDRVGDNA; this is encoded by the coding sequence TTGAGGGGACCAGACCGGGGTGTCGTCGTCCGGCGGGCGCCGGTGGCCGTCGTCGTACTGGCCAGCCTGGCGTTGCCGCCCGTACTGAGCAGCAAGCAACTCTCCGTGTTCATCCTGCTGGGCCTCGCCGTACTGGTCACCCTGGGCCTGTCGCTGCTGATGGGGTACGCGGGACAGGTCTCGCTCGGCCAGGCGTCGTTCTCCTGCATCGGCGGGTACACCGCGGGGTTGCTCTCGGTGCACGGCGTCCCGTCGGTGGCGGGACTGCTCGCCGCCCCGGTCGTCGCCGCGCTGTTCGCCGGGGTGGTCGGGATTCCGCTGCTCCGGCTGCGGGGACACGCGCTCGCCTTCGCCACCCTGGCGATGCAGCTGATCCTGCTCTCCCTGCTCAGCCAGGCCGACTGGGCGGGCGGCGCGATCGGACTACAGGGCGTACCCCGGTTTTCAATCGGCGGAGTCGAACTCGCCGACGACCTCTCCTACGCGTACCTGACCTGGTTCGCGGTGGCCGGTGCGATGCTCCTCGCGCACCACATCATCACCTCCCGGCCCGGCCGGGGACTCCGCGCCCTGGCCAGCAGCGAGAGCGCGGCGGCGGCCTGCGGCGTCCCGGTCGGCCGGTACCGGCTGGCGGTCTTCGCGCTCTCCGCGGCGATCGCCGGGCTGGCCGGTGGGATCTACGCCTTCTACGTCGGCTACCTCTCCCCCGGCTCGTTCCCGGTGCTGATGTCGATCGAGTACGTGGTGATGGCGGTCGTCGGCGGCCTCGGCACGCTCTGGGGGCCGGTCCTCGGCGCGACCGGGATGGTGCTGCTGGTCCAACTCCTCAACACTCTCGGCACCCGACCCGGGATGCCCAGCTACGCGCCCAGCGTGCTCCAGTACGCGGTCTACGCCGGCCTGCTGGTGCTCGTCCTGCTGTTGTTGCCCCGGGGCATCGTGCCGGCGCTGCGCGACCTCGGGCCGGTGCTGCGGCGCGCCGTGCCGGATCGCCGTACCGCCGTGACATCGGAAGTTCCGGACCGGGTAGGTGACAATGCGTAA
- a CDS encoding acyl-CoA synthetase gives MRNEGVGSWATRRARMSPNRVALVHGDREWTYAAVADRANRAAHALRGLGVRPGDRVGYLGPNHPTFLEAFFGTGQLGAVFVPLNLRLTAPELAYILADCGVDVLLYAPGQSSVVAALRDLVALRHTVALEPGGDDPDYATLLGRAGSEPLDEPVPLDGTCVVLYTSGTTGRPKGVRLSHGNLAWNSFNVLIDVDLAADEVTLVTAPMFHVAALNQTVLPTFLKGGRSVLVPAFDPSAALELIGRHRVTFMFGVPSMFAAIAAAPGWADADLSSVRSMICGGAPVPEPLIRTYQRRGLTFMQGYGMTETSPGALFLRAADSADHAGSAGTPVFFSDVRLRDAAGGEVPPGVHGEIVVHGPNVMAGYWGRAAETAEVLSPDGWFRSGDLAIVDPDGYFHIRDRVGDMFISGGENVYPAEVEEALYQHPAVAECAVIGVDDDRWGEVGRAVVVLRSGSTVDPAELLASLDGRIARYKIPKSVVFVDVLPRTGSGKVRKSQLRRAHSTAGDAAGPAWWRTGRPPEQPAPAAADPDPDPETAATRTATVPAPAPDAVPAPTAAPVATPTPTAVPAPASGGTAEISRPDPG, from the coding sequence ATGCGTAACGAAGGTGTCGGATCCTGGGCCACCCGTCGGGCCCGGATGTCGCCGAACCGGGTGGCGCTGGTGCACGGCGATCGCGAGTGGACGTACGCGGCGGTGGCCGACCGGGCGAACCGGGCCGCACACGCGCTGCGGGGTCTCGGCGTACGCCCCGGTGACCGGGTCGGCTACCTCGGGCCGAACCATCCGACGTTCCTGGAGGCGTTCTTCGGCACCGGGCAACTGGGCGCGGTCTTCGTACCGCTGAACCTCCGACTCACCGCTCCGGAACTCGCCTACATTCTCGCCGACTGCGGCGTCGACGTCCTCCTCTACGCACCCGGCCAGAGTTCCGTCGTCGCGGCCCTGCGCGATCTCGTCGCGCTGCGCCACACCGTCGCGCTGGAACCCGGCGGCGACGATCCCGACTACGCCACGCTGCTCGGCCGGGCCGGGTCCGAGCCGCTCGACGAGCCGGTGCCGCTCGACGGGACCTGTGTGGTGCTGTACACCTCGGGCACCACCGGGCGTCCGAAGGGGGTCCGGCTCAGCCACGGCAATCTGGCCTGGAACAGCTTCAACGTGCTCATCGACGTCGACCTCGCCGCCGACGAGGTGACTTTGGTGACCGCGCCGATGTTCCACGTCGCGGCGCTCAACCAGACGGTGCTGCCCACCTTCCTCAAGGGTGGCCGGTCGGTGCTGGTCCCCGCGTTCGACCCGTCGGCGGCCCTGGAGCTGATCGGACGGCACCGGGTGACGTTCATGTTCGGGGTGCCGAGCATGTTCGCGGCGATCGCCGCCGCGCCCGGCTGGGCCGACGCCGACCTCTCCTCGGTGCGCTCGATGATCTGCGGCGGGGCGCCGGTCCCGGAGCCGTTGATCCGGACCTACCAGCGGCGCGGCCTGACCTTCATGCAGGGGTACGGGATGACCGAGACCTCACCCGGGGCGCTCTTCCTGCGCGCCGCCGACAGCGCCGACCATGCCGGTTCGGCGGGTACCCCGGTCTTCTTCTCCGACGTACGGCTCCGGGACGCCGCCGGCGGCGAGGTGCCGCCGGGCGTACACGGCGAGATCGTGGTGCACGGGCCGAACGTGATGGCCGGCTACTGGGGGCGGGCCGCGGAGACCGCCGAGGTGCTCTCGCCGGACGGCTGGTTCCGCTCCGGTGATCTCGCCATCGTCGACCCGGACGGCTACTTCCACATCCGCGACCGGGTCGGGGACATGTTCATCTCCGGCGGCGAGAACGTCTATCCCGCCGAGGTCGAGGAGGCGCTGTACCAGCATCCGGCGGTCGCCGAGTGCGCGGTGATCGGCGTCGACGACGACCGCTGGGGCGAGGTGGGCCGGGCGGTCGTGGTGCTCCGGTCCGGGTCGACGGTCGATCCGGCGGAGCTGTTGGCATCGCTCGACGGCCGGATCGCCCGCTACAAGATCCCGAAGTCGGTGGTCTTCGTCGACGTCCTGCCCCGGACCGGATCGGGCAAGGTGCGCAAGAGCCAGCTCCGCCGGGCCCACTCCACCGCCGGGGATGCCGCCGGCCCGGCATGGTGGCGGACCGGCCGCCCGCCGGAGCAGCCGGCCCCGGCGGCGGCAGACCCGGACCCGGACCCGGAGACGGCGGCGACGCGAACGGCAACAGTGCCAGCCCCCGCGCCGGACGCAGTGCCAGCACCCACCGCAGCGCCGGTCGCAACGCCAACACCCACCGCCGTGCCAGCGCCAGCGTCGGGAGGGACGGCGGAGATCAGTCGGCCGGATCCGGGCTGA
- a CDS encoding family 43 glycosylhydrolase — protein MTSDKLSRRGLLHAGGGLLAAGTAAALPASGAWAAPAPAQRPDRAATTDGSTSGGAGLPTRNPLVAQRADPFITRPVSGMYYLTGSVPEYDRIVVRGASTLDGLASARERTVWRRPTSGRMGGYIWAPELHRIDGRWYIYFAAGDSDQPFRIRTYVLESAAADPRADAWVLRGQVTTAWDTFTLDATTFVHRDVRYFLWAQSEPGIATNSNLYIAEMASPLAIKGDPVRIAVPTLSWEVQGFRVNEGPAVLVRNGRVFVTFSASATDHRYCMGLLTADENADLLDARSWTKSPQPVFGTNENTRRYGPGHNSFTVADDGETDVLVYHARDYRDITGDPLFDPNRHTRVQRLYWNADGTPSFGVPVGDGGTVLRLSPMDAPGAYVRHFGYLLRVEGNVREVADSQFRLVPGFSGAGRVALQSVNFPDRYARVDGTVLRVDPYEDSDAYASAASFVQVRGLADRRATSLRLSDDADVYVTHDGNGRLTVGRPGNRRVDRERATFRISPDPAD, from the coding sequence GTGACATCCGACAAGCTCAGCCGACGCGGACTGCTGCACGCCGGCGGGGGACTGCTCGCCGCCGGAACGGCCGCCGCCCTGCCCGCCAGCGGGGCCTGGGCGGCACCGGCCCCGGCACAGCGCCCGGATCGGGCGGCCACCACCGACGGGTCCACCTCCGGCGGCGCCGGCCTGCCGACCCGGAACCCGCTGGTCGCGCAGCGCGCGGACCCGTTCATCACCAGACCGGTCTCCGGGATGTACTACCTGACCGGCTCGGTGCCGGAGTACGACCGGATCGTGGTGCGCGGCGCGTCCACGCTCGACGGGCTGGCGAGCGCGCGGGAGCGTACCGTCTGGCGGCGTCCGACCTCCGGCCGGATGGGCGGCTACATCTGGGCCCCGGAACTGCACCGCATCGACGGGCGCTGGTACATCTACTTCGCCGCCGGCGACTCCGACCAGCCGTTCCGGATCCGGACGTACGTCCTGGAGTCCGCCGCCGCCGATCCCCGGGCGGACGCCTGGGTGCTGCGCGGGCAGGTGACCACGGCCTGGGACACGTTCACCCTCGACGCGACGACGTTCGTCCACCGGGACGTCCGGTACTTCCTCTGGGCGCAGAGCGAGCCGGGCATCGCCACGAACAGCAACCTCTACATCGCCGAGATGGCCTCGCCGCTGGCGATCAAGGGTGATCCGGTCCGGATCGCCGTACCGACCCTGTCCTGGGAGGTGCAGGGCTTCCGGGTCAACGAGGGCCCGGCCGTGCTCGTCCGCAACGGGCGGGTCTTCGTCACCTTCTCGGCCAGCGCGACGGACCACCGGTACTGCATGGGGCTGCTCACCGCCGACGAGAACGCCGACCTGCTGGACGCCCGTTCCTGGACCAAGTCGCCGCAGCCGGTGTTCGGCACCAACGAGAACACCCGTCGGTACGGCCCCGGGCACAACTCGTTCACCGTCGCCGACGACGGCGAGACCGACGTGCTGGTCTACCACGCCCGGGACTACCGCGACATCACCGGAGACCCGCTCTTCGACCCGAACCGGCACACCCGGGTGCAGCGGCTGTACTGGAACGCCGACGGCACGCCCAGCTTCGGCGTACCGGTCGGGGACGGCGGGACCGTGCTCCGACTGTCCCCGATGGACGCGCCCGGTGCCTACGTACGGCACTTCGGGTACCTGCTGCGGGTGGAGGGCAACGTCCGGGAGGTCGCCGACTCGCAGTTCCGACTCGTGCCCGGGTTCTCCGGTGCGGGGCGGGTGGCACTCCAGTCCGTCAACTTCCCGGACCGGTACGCCCGGGTCGACGGCACGGTACTGCGGGTCGACCCGTACGAGGACAGCGACGCGTACGCGAGTGCGGCGAGCTTCGTCCAGGTACGCGGGCTCGCCGACCGGCGGGCGACGTCGCTGCGGCTCTCCGACGACGCGGACGTCTACGTCACGCACGACGGCAACGGGCGGTTGACGGTCGGCCGACCCGGCAACCGGCGGGTCGACCGCGAACGGGCAACCTTCCGGATCAGCCCGGATCCGGCCGACTGA
- a CDS encoding alpha-L-arabinofuranosidase C-terminal domain-containing protein, with product MSRSRPRLGLACVLVLSGTLLAVPSAAAGAPAVASTDYTVDVDATDTGPTIDDNMYGVFYEDINRAADGGLYAELVQNRSFEYDPADNAAYTGMTAWAPTAPDGARGTAAVVDDAGRLNERNRRYLRLNLPAGGGGYGVINAGYNSGIRVERQRDYDFSVWARTDATAGTPLTVRITDPAGTALATPLRITLRGDGWTKYTGRFRATGSSTTGRLAVTGAGGGSVGLDMVSLFPRDTFKGRPNGMRRDLAEKIAALRPGFLRFPGGCLVNTGSHYGYTAPNWERQRSYQWKDTVGPVEERATNANFWGYNQSYGIGYYEYFQFAEDIGAMALPVVPAMVTGCGQNRATDDPELLRRHIQDTLDLIEFANGPASSQWGSLRARMGHPEPFGLTHLGVGNEENLPDAFFERFRQFRTAIEAAHPEITVVSNSGPDDAGGTFDRLWELNRAAGVEMVDEHYYNSPEWFLQNNERYDAYDRAGPKVFLGEYASQDNRFYNALTEAAYMTGLERNADIVKLASYAPLLANEDYVQWRPDMIWFNNHASWGSASYEVQKLFMTNVGDEVVPSRASGTPTTTVPITGAIGLSTWATSAAYDDVTVTSADGTTLLRDDFSAGASNWTHSSGRGSWSIVDGSYVQSDAAAEDTMVTAGDPGWRDYDLRVTATKRSGQEGFLVAFGVQGTGNHYWWNLGGWGNTTSAVEKATGGAKQQMISKPGTIETGRAYDLRVQVRGRQVTLFLDGQEWGSFTDDKVAEPFRQVVTRDRATGELVLKVVNAQAAEARTRIDLGTQIRVSSTAQVTTLQGGPDDVNTASFTPIQPRTSRLTGVRNTFSHTFPAYSVTFIRIGATERTTP from the coding sequence ATGTCCCGATCACGCCCGAGGCTCGGGCTCGCGTGTGTCCTGGTGCTGTCCGGCACCCTGCTCGCCGTCCCCTCCGCCGCCGCCGGAGCCCCCGCGGTCGCCAGCACCGACTACACCGTCGACGTCGATGCCACCGACACCGGTCCGACGATCGACGACAACATGTACGGGGTGTTCTACGAGGACATCAACCGGGCCGCCGACGGCGGGTTGTACGCCGAACTGGTGCAGAACCGGTCCTTCGAGTACGACCCGGCGGACAACGCCGCGTACACCGGAATGACGGCCTGGGCGCCGACGGCCCCGGACGGGGCCCGGGGCACGGCCGCCGTGGTCGACGACGCCGGCCGGTTGAACGAACGCAACCGCCGCTACCTGCGGCTGAACCTGCCCGCCGGTGGCGGGGGATACGGCGTCATCAACGCCGGCTACAACTCCGGGATCCGGGTCGAGCGGCAGCGCGACTACGACTTCTCCGTCTGGGCGCGGACCGACGCGACCGCCGGCACGCCGCTGACGGTCCGGATCACGGACCCGGCCGGCACGGCACTGGCCACCCCGCTGCGGATCACGCTGCGCGGGGACGGTTGGACGAAGTACACCGGCAGGTTCCGGGCCACCGGCTCCAGCACCACCGGTCGGCTCGCCGTGACCGGTGCCGGCGGCGGCAGCGTGGGGCTGGACATGGTCTCGCTCTTCCCCCGGGACACCTTCAAGGGCCGGCCGAACGGGATGCGCCGGGACCTGGCCGAGAAGATCGCCGCGCTGCGGCCCGGCTTCCTGCGCTTCCCCGGCGGCTGCCTGGTCAACACCGGCAGCCACTACGGCTACACGGCGCCGAACTGGGAACGGCAGCGCTCCTACCAGTGGAAGGACACCGTCGGACCGGTCGAGGAGCGGGCCACCAACGCCAACTTCTGGGGCTACAACCAGTCCTACGGGATCGGCTACTACGAGTACTTCCAGTTCGCCGAGGACATCGGGGCGATGGCGCTGCCCGTCGTACCCGCGATGGTCACCGGCTGCGGCCAGAACCGCGCCACCGACGACCCGGAACTGCTGCGCCGGCACATCCAGGACACCCTGGACCTGATCGAGTTCGCCAACGGACCCGCCTCGTCGCAGTGGGGCAGCCTCCGGGCCCGGATGGGGCACCCCGAGCCGTTCGGGCTGACCCATCTCGGGGTCGGCAACGAGGAGAACCTGCCGGACGCGTTCTTCGAGCGGTTCCGGCAGTTCCGGACCGCGATCGAGGCGGCCCACCCGGAGATCACCGTGGTCAGCAACTCGGGCCCGGACGACGCGGGCGGCACCTTCGACCGGCTCTGGGAGCTCAACCGCGCGGCCGGGGTCGAGATGGTCGACGAGCACTACTACAACAGCCCGGAGTGGTTCCTCCAGAACAACGAGCGGTACGACGCGTACGACCGGGCCGGGCCGAAGGTCTTCCTCGGGGAGTACGCCTCGCAGGACAACCGGTTCTACAACGCGCTGACCGAGGCGGCCTACATGACGGGGCTGGAGCGCAACGCCGACATCGTCAAGCTCGCCTCGTACGCCCCGCTGCTGGCGAACGAGGACTACGTGCAGTGGCGCCCCGACATGATCTGGTTCAACAACCACGCCTCGTGGGGGTCGGCCAGCTACGAGGTGCAGAAGCTGTTCATGACCAACGTCGGTGACGAGGTGGTGCCGAGCCGCGCCTCGGGGACGCCCACCACGACGGTGCCGATCACCGGTGCGATAGGCCTCTCCACCTGGGCCACCAGCGCCGCGTACGACGACGTCACGGTGACCTCCGCCGACGGCACCACCCTGCTGCGGGACGACTTCTCCGCCGGCGCCTCGAACTGGACCCACAGCAGCGGCCGGGGCTCCTGGTCGATAGTGGACGGTTCCTACGTGCAGTCCGACGCGGCCGCCGAGGACACGATGGTGACCGCCGGCGACCCGGGGTGGCGCGACTACGATCTGCGGGTCACCGCGACCAAGCGGTCCGGCCAGGAGGGCTTCCTGGTCGCGTTCGGTGTCCAGGGCACCGGCAACCACTACTGGTGGAATCTCGGCGGTTGGGGCAACACCACCTCGGCGGTGGAGAAGGCCACCGGCGGGGCCAAGCAGCAAATGATCTCCAAGCCGGGCACGATCGAGACCGGCCGCGCGTACGACCTGCGGGTCCAGGTACGGGGACGGCAGGTGACCCTGTTCCTGGACGGGCAGGAGTGGGGCAGCTTCACCGACGACAAGGTCGCCGAGCCGTTCCGCCAGGTCGTCACCCGGGACCGGGCCACCGGAGAACTGGTGCTGAAGGTGGTCAACGCCCAGGCCGCCGAGGCCCGGACCCGGATCGACCTCGGTACCCAGATCCGGGTCTCGTCCACCGCGCAGGTGACGACGTTGCAGGGCGGGCCGGACGACGTCAACACCGCCTCCTTCACGCCGATCCAGCCCCGGACGTCGCGGCTGACCGGCGTACGGAACACGTTCAGCCACACCTTCCCGGCGTACTCCGTGACGTTCATCCGGATCGGCGCCACAGAGAGGACGACGCCGTGA
- a CDS encoding protein-tyrosine phosphatase family protein, which produces MNQPWTPTDAGVLTLPSGRLVRGRGLRRPLPPGPTPTFAVYLLGRRPPETPWESRWLRWPDFRLPNDRAQARTILWEAWRRAPDDRVEVACGGGRGRTGTALACLAVLDGVPADQAVSYVRRHYAAGAVETPWQHRYVTRFAAPDEVPEDPA; this is translated from the coding sequence GTGAATCAGCCCTGGACGCCGACCGACGCCGGTGTGCTCACCCTTCCGTCGGGTCGGCTGGTCCGGGGCCGTGGTCTGCGTCGACCGCTTCCGCCCGGACCGACGCCGACGTTCGCGGTCTACCTGCTCGGCCGGAGACCTCCGGAGACACCGTGGGAGAGCAGGTGGCTGCGCTGGCCCGACTTCCGGCTGCCCAATGACCGGGCGCAGGCCAGGACGATTCTGTGGGAGGCCTGGCGGCGGGCGCCGGACGACCGGGTCGAGGTCGCCTGCGGCGGTGGCCGGGGACGGACCGGTACCGCCCTGGCGTGTCTCGCCGTCCTCGACGGCGTTCCCGCCGACCAGGCGGTGTCGTACGTACGCCGGCACTACGCCGCCGGTGCCGTCGAGACGCCGTGGCAGCACCGCTACGTGACGCGGTTCGCCGCCCCGGACGAGGTCCCGGAGGACCCGGCGTAG
- a CDS encoding effector-associated constant component EACC1 codes for MTETVVAQITAIDDDDTATEEAAGLLLRELGQLDGVVSLRRKRSTAAVPVRARPGELVELGTLLAVLTAHGELVTSVLTTVGDWLRRRGRGRVEVTLGEHRLVLDSATAEEQHLLTIAFIDRVFPPDR; via the coding sequence GTGACCGAGACCGTTGTGGCCCAGATCACCGCCATCGACGACGACGACACCGCCACGGAGGAGGCCGCCGGCCTGTTGCTGCGGGAGCTGGGTCAGCTCGACGGCGTCGTGTCGCTGCGGCGCAAGAGGTCGACGGCGGCGGTCCCGGTCCGCGCCCGGCCCGGCGAGCTGGTCGAACTCGGGACACTGCTCGCCGTGCTGACCGCCCACGGTGAACTGGTCACCAGCGTGCTCACCACCGTGGGCGACTGGTTGCGGCGGCGTGGACGCGGGCGGGTCGAGGTGACCCTCGGGGAACACCGGCTGGTCCTCGACAGCGCGACCGCCGAGGAGCAGCACCTGCTGACCATCGCGTTCATCGATCGGGTGTTCCCTCCTGACCGATGA